Genomic DNA from Streptomyces venezuelae:
GCAGGTGCGCCATTACACCGCCGCGGGCCGCGAGTTCGAGTGGAAGCAGCACTCGTACGACCGTCCCGCCGACCTCGGCGAGCGGCTCCTCGCGGCAGGCTTCGAGGCCGAGCCGGCAGAGACGTTGATGGTCGCCGAGGCCGCCGCGCTGCCCGCGGGCCCCGAACTGCCCGACGGCGTCCGGCTTGTCCCGGTGACGGACGCGGAAGGCGTACGCCTCATGTCCGAGGCGCACCTGGCCGCCTTCGGCGAGGGCGACGCGGCGCTGAGCGAGCGTCTCGCACGGCGTGTGCTCGCGCAGCTCGCCGAGACACCGGACGACATCGTCGCGGTCGTCGCGATGGCCGGCGACCGGCCGGTGTGCGGCGCCCGCATGGAGTTCTGTCCCGGTACCGACTTCGCCGGGCTCTGGGGCGGCGGCACCGACCCGCTGTGGCGCGGCAAGGGCATCTACCGCGCGACGGTCGCCTACCGCGCCCGCATCGCCGTCGAGCGCGGCTACCGCTATCTGCAGGTCGACGCCACCGACGACAGCCGCCCGATCCTGGACCGGCTCGGCTTCACGACGCTCTGTACGACCACGCCGTACGTGTACCGGCCGTGACGCCCGAGCGGGCCGCGCTGCTCAGGCGCGGCCGAGCAGCGCGGTGATCGCTTCCGCCGTGTCCGTCTCGCCGAGCCGCGGGAAGATCTTCTCCACGCTGTTGCGGTGGGCGTCGGCGTCCATGTCGGTGACGGCGTCGACGGCCACGGTCACGTGGTAGCCGTGCTCGTGCGCCGCGCGGGCCGTCGACTCCACGCCGATGCTCGTCGCGATGCCGGCGAGCACGACCTGGGTGACGCCCCTGCGGCGCAGTCGCCGATCGAGGTCGGTGCCGTAGAAGGCGCCCCACCGCTGCTTGGTGACGACGATGTCCGTGTCCGTACGTCCCAGCTCGGGCACCAGGTCAGCCCAGTCCGCGGGCGCGTCAGTGCCCCGCGCGGTCCCCTCGGTGCGGCCCGGGGCGCCGCCGGTCACCCGCACCAGGACCACGGGGAGCCCGCGCTCGCGGAAGGCGCGGGCGAGCGCGGCGGACCGCTCGACGATCTGCTGCGCGGGGTGGGCGGTGGGCAGCGCGGTGATGCCCTTCTGGAGGTCGACGAGGACAAGGGCGGTGGTGGGGTCGAGGACGGTGGCGGTCATGGGGGGTGCCTTTCTCGAGCGGTACTGGTGACGTGCGTGAGCGGTCGGGACTACGCGCCTACTCGGGCGGCCTGCGGTGACAGCGCGCGGTCCGTGACGGTCAGGACGACGAGGGCCAGGGCGAGGACGGCGCCCACGGCGGCCATGAGGTGCAGTCCGCCGTCGTCGGCGCGCTGCCCGTAGGCGAGGCCGATCAGACCCGAGGCCGTGATGGCGCCGATGTACTGCGCGGTGCGCTGGAGTCCCGCGGCCGAGCCGATGGCCTCCGCGGGCGCGAACTGCTGCACGGCCGCCTGGTTGCCGGTGCCCATGAGCCCCTGCGGAATCCCGAAGCAGGCACCGCCCAGGAGCAGGACGGCGAGCGGTGTGGAGTCCGTGGTGAGGAGCAGCAGCGCGCTGCCCGCGGCGAGGAGCACGGCCGCGACGGTGAGCGGCGCGCGGATGCCCTTGGTGCGCGCCCCGATCAGGGAACAGGCCAGCGCGGCGAGGGACATCGGCAGCATGACGAGTCCGGTGTGCAGCGAGGAGTAGCCGCGCTCCTCCTCGAGCCACTGGGTGAAGCCGTACATCACGCAGTACACGACGAGGTAGCTCAGTCCGTGCCGCAGGTAGGTGCGGGCGAGTGCGTGGTGGGTGCCGAGCATGCGCAGGTCGACGAAGGGGTGCGGGTGGCGCAACTGCCACCGGGTGAGCAGGGCGGAGAGCAGGACGACCGGGGCGAGCAGGGGCCACATCGGGTGGCGCAGGTCGAGCAGGAACACGACGAGGCAGCTCAGCGCGCCCGTGAAGAGCATGATCCCCAGCGGGTCGAGCGTGCCCTTCCGGTCTGCCGGTGCCTTCCCGCGCGGTATGTCCTTCGGTATCCAGCGCAGTGCTGTGGCGTACGCGATGACCGCGACCGGCACGTTGACGGCGAAGAGGGCGCGCCAGCCGGCGGTCGCCACGAGGAGGCCGCCGAGGGTCGGGCCGATCGCCGCGCTGCCGAGCGCCGCGAAGGAGAGCCGGCCGAGGACAGTGCGCGGGGTGGGGGTGCCGAGCCGGGTCGACTCGTCGCGCAGGACGGCCATCGCGGCGGGGTACGCGGCCGACGTGCCGATCCCGAGCAGCGCCCGGGAGGCGAGCAGCCAGCCGAATCCCGGGGCCGACGCTCCGACCAGGCCCGATGCGACGACGAGGACGAGTCCGGCGAGGAGGACGCGGCGCGGTCCGAGACTGTCGGCGAGCTTGCCGAGCACCGGCTGGGCGACGGCGCTCGCGAGGTAGAGCACGGAGACGAGCCAGGCGGTGTCGGAGGCGCCGACGCCGAAGTCGTGGCCGATCGCCACCAGGCCGGTGGAGATCATGGTCGTGTTGAGCGGGTTGAGCAGGGAGCCGAGGAGCAGGGGCGCGGTCAGCCGCGCTCCGAAGGCGGGCCGCTCCCGGGCCTGGCGCCGCTTCGCGCGCGCGACGGACGCGCCGGTCACTTCTGCACCAGTCGCTCCAACAGCACGACGGCGTCGGCGAGTTGACGCAGTTCGGCCGGATCGAGCTCTGCGGACACGGCCTCCGACAGCCAGCCCCGCTTGGCGGCGCGCCCCTCGGTGAGGGTGCGGCGGCCCTGGTCGGTCAGGGAGAGGACGGACTGCCGCCCGTCGTCCGGATCGGGGGCTCGCTCGATGAGCGCCATGGACTCCAGGGCGCTCACGGTCATCCGCATCGACTGCGGTCGCACGAACTCGGCGCGCGCGAGTTCCGCGGTGGTGGTGGGGCCGCCCCGGTCGAGGCGGGCGAGGACGGAGCGCTGCGAGGGGCTGAGCCCGTTCATGGGCGACGCGCTGCGCAGTTTCCGCACGAGACGCCCGACGACCTGCGTCAGATCGGCGGCGACTTGCTCCGGAGTGGGCTCTTCAGAGTGTCCGCTCATGCAGCGACGGTACGAGAAAGGAAGTCAAACTTGCAAGCCTTCCTTTCTGCCTGCGTCGAGCCCCGGGGCCCGGCCGGGACATGGCGACCACTTTGCTGCGCATACTCCTCGCGCCCGTTACATCCCTTACGCATCGCCTTGATGTCGAGTGCATAGCTTCGTGGACATCCCACTCGAATCGGAGCAATCAGAGGAAAGAGACGATGTCCATCGGCGCACGCTTGAGGGCCCTCGCGATCGTCATCGCGGCACTCGCGGCCGTCGCCATGCCGACGGCCGCGGCCTTCGCCGACACCCCCCGCACCCACCCCTCCCCGACCGGGCACGCGCCACACCTCTCCCCGCGCGAGGAGATTCAGCCCGCCGCCCACATCGTCAGGGATCTGGCCCGCAAGAGCGCCGAGCGCTCGACGGGCCGACCCATCGGCATGCTGCCCGAGCAGCCCAGGAACGCGGCGCGCGTCGCGCTCTAGCGCCCGGCGGCCGGTTCGTCGCGCAGGCCGAGCCTCAGGTGCTCGACGTGGAAGAGGGCCTGTTCGAGCAGTTCGGCGACGTGGCCGTCATAGAGGGCGTAGACGATGGAGCGGCCACGGCGTTCCCCGGTGACGAGCCCGAGGTTGCGCAGCAGGCGGAGCTGGTGGGAACAGGCGGAGGCCTCCATGCCGACGGCCTCGGCGAGATCACCGACCGCACAGGGACCTTCCTGGAGGCGGGCCAGGATATGCAGCCGTGAGGGGGTCGCGAGGGCCTGCAGGGTGGCGGCGACGTCAGTGGCCCCCACCGCGTCCAGGCGCTCGCGGGGGGTGGCGTGGTTCCTGGCGTCGGCTCCGTGACCCATGCCGCCACCCTATCGGTGACATATGAAGACCTGTTCAGATGTTCCTGTACGGTGAGCGTGTCGCCGTCCCCCCGCCCCGAAGGGGTTGCTTCGCCATGCCCTCCGACCTGATCCCACCGCCCGCACGGATGGCTCCGGCCGCCCCGCGCCCCGCGCCGGGACGACGTACCCGGGTGTTCGCCCTGCCGGAAGCGCGCTGGGCCGCCGCAGCACTGGTGCTGTTCCTGATCGCGCTGCCGCTCCAGTTGACCGGCTCACCCGCCTGGTCATGGGGACTTCTCTACGCCGCCGTCTACGTCACCGGCGGATGGGAGCCCGCCCGGGCGGGGCTGACGGCGCTGCGCGAGAAGACCCTGGACGTGGACCTGCTGATGATCGTCGCCGCCCTCGGCGCGGCCTCGATCGGGCAGACGATGGACGGCGCGCTGCTGATCGTCATCTTCGCCACCTCCGGTGCCCTGGAGGCCCTGGCCACCGCACGGACCCAGGACGCGGTGCGCGGCTTGCTCGACCCCGCGCCCGACGTCGCCA
This window encodes:
- a CDS encoding ArsR/SmtB family transcription factor; amino-acid sequence: MGHGADARNHATPRERLDAVGATDVAATLQALATPSRLHILARLQEGPCAVGDLAEAVGMEASACSHQLRLLRNLGLVTGERRGRSIVYALYDGHVAELLEQALFHVEHLRLGLRDEPAAGR
- a CDS encoding GNAT family N-acetyltransferase, yielding MDHAAVLAAYDRQLRHDTTGEGGDTRVERTGDVVRVTGSAHDWNGVLWADVDTSTADAVIAEQVRHYTAAGREFEWKQHSYDRPADLGERLLAAGFEAEPAETLMVAEAAALPAGPELPDGVRLVPVTDAEGVRLMSEAHLAAFGEGDAALSERLARRVLAQLAETPDDIVAVVAMAGDRPVCGARMEFCPGTDFAGLWGGGTDPLWRGKGIYRATVAYRARIAVERGYRYLQVDATDDSRPILDRLGFTTLCTTTPYVYRP
- a CDS encoding MFS transporter gives rise to the protein MTGASVARAKRRQARERPAFGARLTAPLLLGSLLNPLNTTMISTGLVAIGHDFGVGASDTAWLVSVLYLASAVAQPVLGKLADSLGPRRVLLAGLVLVVASGLVGASAPGFGWLLASRALLGIGTSAAYPAAMAVLRDESTRLGTPTPRTVLGRLSFAALGSAAIGPTLGGLLVATAGWRALFAVNVPVAVIAYATALRWIPKDIPRGKAPADRKGTLDPLGIMLFTGALSCLVVFLLDLRHPMWPLLAPVVLLSALLTRWQLRHPHPFVDLRMLGTHHALARTYLRHGLSYLVVYCVMYGFTQWLEEERGYSSLHTGLVMLPMSLAALACSLIGARTKGIRAPLTVAAVLLAAGSALLLLTTDSTPLAVLLLGGACFGIPQGLMGTGNQAAVQQFAPAEAIGSAAGLQRTAQYIGAITASGLIGLAYGQRADDGGLHLMAAVGAVLALALVVLTVTDRALSPQAARVGA
- a CDS encoding isochorismatase family protein, which codes for MTATVLDPTTALVLVDLQKGITALPTAHPAQQIVERSAALARAFRERGLPVVLVRVTGGAPGRTEGTARGTDAPADWADLVPELGRTDTDIVVTKQRWGAFYGTDLDRRLRRRGVTQVVLAGIATSIGVESTARAAHEHGYHVTVAVDAVTDMDADAHRNSVEKIFPRLGETDTAEAITALLGRA
- a CDS encoding MarR family winged helix-turn-helix transcriptional regulator, translating into MSGHSEEPTPEQVAADLTQVVGRLVRKLRSASPMNGLSPSQRSVLARLDRGGPTTTAELARAEFVRPQSMRMTVSALESMALIERAPDPDDGRQSVLSLTDQGRRTLTEGRAAKRGWLSEAVSAELDPAELRQLADAVVLLERLVQK